The genomic region GACAACTCGTTCGAGAAAGCGGCCGAGCTGTTCCAGGGGGTGAAGAAGGAAACGAAAGCCGTGATCGGACTGGGGGGAGGCAAGGCGCTGGACGTCGCCAAGTACGTCGCCTTCCTGGCCCGGGTCCCCTACTATGCGACCCCCACGTCGCTCTCCAACGACGGCTTTTGCAGTCCGCAGTCGAGCCTGACCATCCAGGGCCGCCGCCGTTCGCTGGCCGCCGCGCTCCCCTTCGCGGTGGTCGTCGACCTGGAGGTCTGCAAGGACGCCCCCAAGGCACTCTGGCTTTCCGGCGTCGGCGATCTGGCCTCCAAGATTACGGCCATTTTCGACTGGAAGCTGGCCTTCCACGCCGTCGGCGAGCCGGTCGACGATTTCGCCGCCCTCCTGTCGGACGCGACCGTCTACCAGTTCATGGGCCAGCCCACGTTCGACATCGCCGGCGCACGCTTGTTGAGCACCTCGCTCATGTTCAACGGAATCGCCATGGAGATCTGCGGCTCCTCGCGACCCGCCAGCGGCAGCGAGCATCTGATCTCGCACGCTCTCGACTCGATCTCGAAACGGCCCCGATTGCACGGGCTCCAGGTCGGTGTGGCGACCTACCTCATGAGTCTTCTCCAGAACAACGAAACGGCGCGACTGGATCGCCTGTTCGACGAGACCGGTTTCTGGGACGCGATCCGGGCCGACCGCTTC from Paludisphaera rhizosphaerae harbors:
- a CDS encoding iron-containing alcohol dehydrogenase family protein, which produces MIKTQIAIPSLVRVKAGALDRLGIYLRRNEHRRAMVLVSQGMVPVYVDRVRKALESEGIACDDWVEVADNSFEKAAELFQGVKKETKAVIGLGGGKALDVAKYVAFLARVPYYATPTSLSNDGFCSPQSSLTIQGRRRSLAAALPFAVVVDLEVCKDAPKALWLSGVGDLASKITAIFDWKLAFHAVGEPVDDFAALLSDATVYQFMGQPTFDIAGARLLSTSLMFNGIAMEICGSSRPASGSEHLISHALDSISKRPRLHGLQVGVATYLMSLLQNNETARLDRLFDETGFWDAIRADRFCRDEWAQAIRLAPSIKDDFYTVLSQDGAVERAISLLNDDGRLRECFAS